From a region of the Candidatus Eremiobacterota bacterium genome:
- a CDS encoding glutathionylspermidine synthase family protein: MSILEQLDKEYRKLMHWMVKNPVEALEARRDFQERVIKKRCIHGEEPFNLTLMPLFLKEKSHGLLRDTTEQADRLIDKVVKLYFKDPYVHDYFPYWNIPKEWIDADPLYPKPTVINRHDILYDGKKLKFIEFNTDNPGGIGWTDLYEELFREHPLYMKLIKEYEVNKERAIVKGLMDAILECYHAMNFSEPPRVALVNFRGLAGNYPESEIVRDFFTEHGIEATITDARDFELKEGRLFAGSIKYPIIMRALRAEFYMRYPRDLRDFIKGVTGGAACVINSFRALIGSHKTIHSFLSNPLNSHYFSDNEVKFIKKYIPWTRRLDETVTLSVEGDEVILRSYMLANREKLVIKPSSGAGGYNVMVGKSTPELKWKETVEEYQGDPSWIVQEYMAIPEIKVPVIKKNKIVIESKFFNLSPYCIGGKYVGVLGRVSAKDVINISAGGGIIPVFPLRGNGE; this comes from the coding sequence ATGAGTATTCTTGAACAGCTTGACAAGGAATACAGGAAATTAATGCACTGGATGGTGAAGAACCCTGTCGAGGCCCTGGAGGCAAGGCGGGATTTCCAGGAGAGAGTGATAAAGAAAAGGTGTATCCATGGCGAGGAGCCCTTCAATCTCACTCTCATGCCCCTCTTCCTGAAAGAGAAATCCCATGGGCTTCTCAGGGATACCACCGAGCAGGCCGACAGGCTCATTGACAAGGTGGTGAAGCTTTATTTCAAAGATCCCTATGTCCATGACTATTTCCCTTACTGGAATATCCCCAAGGAATGGATTGACGCCGATCCTCTTTACCCGAAGCCCACTGTCATCAACCGCCACGATATCCTCTACGACGGGAAAAAGCTGAAATTCATCGAGTTCAATACCGACAATCCCGGCGGGATAGGCTGGACCGACCTCTACGAGGAGCTCTTCCGGGAGCACCCGCTTTATATGAAGCTGATAAAGGAATATGAAGTCAACAAGGAGAGAGCAATAGTCAAGGGCCTGATGGACGCAATTCTTGAGTGCTACCATGCCATGAACTTTTCAGAGCCTCCCCGTGTTGCCCTGGTGAATTTCAGGGGTCTGGCGGGAAATTATCCCGAATCAGAGATCGTGAGAGACTTTTTCACCGAGCACGGTATTGAGGCTACTATTACCGATGCGAGGGACTTCGAATTGAAGGAGGGAAGGCTCTTTGCCGGGAGTATAAAATACCCCATAATTATGAGGGCCCTGCGGGCCGAGTTTTACATGCGCTACCCCAGGGATCTCCGCGACTTCATCAAGGGCGTCACCGGCGGGGCCGCCTGCGTCATCAACTCCTTCAGGGCTCTCATAGGCTCCCACAAGACCATCCATTCATTTCTGTCAAACCCCCTGAATTCTCATTACTTCAGCGATAATGAGGTGAAGTTCATAAAAAAATATATCCCCTGGACGAGGAGACTCGATGAGACCGTGACCCTCTCCGTCGAAGGCGACGAGGTCATCCTGAGGTCCTATATGCTCGCCAACAGGGAGAAGCTTGTCATCAAGCCTTCCAGCGGGGCAGGCGGGTATAACGTGATGGTGGGCAAGAGCACCCCGGAGCTCAAGTGGAAGGAGACTGTCGAGGAGTACCAGGGCGACCCTTCATGGATTGTTCAGGAGTACATGGCCATACCCGAGATCAAAGTCCCTGTCATCAAGAAGAACAAGATAGTCATTGAAAGCAAGTTCTTCAACCTGAGCCCCTACTGCATCGGGGGAAAATACGTGGGAGTGCTGGGGAGGGTTTCCGCCAAGGATGTGATAAATATTTCGGCCGGCGGGGGAATCATCCCGGTGTTCCCGCTGAGAGGTAACGGGGAGTAG